The following are encoded together in the Gadus chalcogrammus isolate NIFS_2021 chromosome 2, NIFS_Gcha_1.0, whole genome shotgun sequence genome:
- the LOC130374542 gene encoding zinc finger BED domain-containing protein 4-like, giving the protein MSDKTHSKVWDYFTKGPTGEAVCNACAASVSQGSSRQKTRNTTNLWQHLRLRHNEAYVESQRQALHEAQRKAEALTKKTIQPTLEQVIDRNTKWNLNDPRTKELDKLIVEMIATDILPYAVVEGQGFKRVLAVAEHRYPQKSEKYFRTQLMGEVYSQVANRVKQLLSVENAGSSIAFTTDCWSGSTEALMSLTAHFIDKNWERVQVVLNVKAMFGSHTGEYIAETFLNLLKEWDIDTQRVHLVLRDSGANMIKGMRLAEMPGLSLSRTSWLKGVEHRETDTVG; this is encoded by the coding sequence ATGTCAGATAAGACTCATAGCAAGGTTTGGGACTACTTCACCAAGGGGCCTACTGGTGAAGCAGTTTGTAATGCATGTGCAGCTTCTGTGAGCCAGGGATCAAGCCGTcaaaaaacaagaaacacaaCCAACTTATGGCAACACTTGAGACTTAGACATAATGAAGCTTATGTGGAATCACAAAGACAGGCTCTTCATGAAGCACAAAGAAAGGCAGAAGCACTAACTAAGAAAACTATTCAGCCCACACTTGAACAAGTGATTGATAGGAACACAAAGTGGAACCTAAATGACCCGAGAACAAAGGAGCTGGACAAACTAATAGTGGAAATGATTGCCACTGATATATTGCCCTATGCCGTTGTGGAGGGTCAAGGTTTTAAAAGAGTCCTGGCCGTGGCAGAGCACAGGTATCCTCAAAAAAGTGAAAAGTATTTCCGCACTCAGCTGATGGGAGAAGTGTATTCTCAAGTTGCAAATAGAGTAAAGCAACTTCTCTCTGTGGAAAATGCAGGAAGCAGCATTGCTTTTACTACCGACTGTTGGTCGGGATCCACTGAGGCTCTAATGAGCCTAACAGCTCATTTTATTGACAAGAACTGGGAGAGAGTCCAAGTTGTGTTAAATGTAAAGGCCATGTTTGGGTCCCACACAGGCGAGTATATTGCAGAGACTTTCCTGAACTTACTGAAAGAATGGGACATTGACACACAGCGTGTCCACCTGGTGCTGAGGGACAGCGGCGCAAACATGATCAAAGGCATGAGACTTGCAGAGATGCCTGGCCTGAGCTTGTCACGAACGTCTTGGCTCAAAGGCGTTGAACATAGGGAGACAGACACCGTCGGGTAA
- the LOC130374561 gene encoding zinc finger BED domain-containing protein 4-like — protein MIARMIEQKRAITAYSSDHSNCVCPSAEEWDVAANLAETLTPMEDITLEMSKADSSASCIIAVLKCLLESEGPNSRGIKTLRKTMLESLEKRFSKVKEAKEVVLACLLDPRYKERPLSPETLGQAKAWVMEEAQRNPPETQGDTAWEEEGDPKRQRVEEGRAHSVLDSLYDSMLSSTTQDEEPEEIIEELERYMREPVIDRKKGNPLEWWKSNGFRFKGLSGLARRYLCCPPSSVPSERVFSTIGNIYEEKRSSLKGENAEKLCFLHYNVPLLKWQY, from the coding sequence ATGATTGCCAGGATGATTGAGCAAAAGAGAGCAATCACAGCCTATTCTAGTGACCACAGCAATTGTGTATGTCCAAGTGCAGAGGAGTGGGATGTGGCAGCAAACCTGGCGGAGACCCTGACACCAATGGAAGATATAACACTTGAAATGAGCAAGGCCGATTCCTCTGCTTCCTGCATTATAGCAGTGCTGAAGTGTCTGCTCGAGTCAGAGGGACCAAACAGCAGAGGAATCAAGACTCTAAGAAAGACCATGCTGGAGAGCCTGGAGAAAAGGTTCTCTAAGGTGAAAGAGGCAAAAGAGGTGGTGCTCGCATGTCTGCTCGATCCACGCTACAAGGAGCGGCCCTTGTCACCAGAGACACTAGGTCAAGCCAAAGCCTGGGTAATGGAAGAAGCACAGAGGAATCCACcagaaacacaaggagacactGCCTGGGAAGAAGAGGGAGATCCAAAACgacagagagtggaggagggacGGGCCCACAGTGTTCTAGACAGTCTGTATGACAGCATGCTCTCTTCAACCACTCAGGACGAGGAACCAGAGGAGATCATTGAAGAGCTGGAACGGTATATGAGGGAGCCTGTCATAGACCGGAAAAAGGGGAACCCACTGGAGTGGTGGAAGAGCAACGGTTTCCGCTTCAAGGGACTGTCAGGCCTGGCCAGGAGATACCTTTGCTGTCCACCTTCCTCTGTGCCTAGTGAGAGGGTGTTCAGTACCATTGGCAACATTTATGAGGAGAAGCGCAGCTCCCTCAAGGGAGAGAATGCTGAAAAGCTGTGCTTCCTGCACTACAACGTGCCTCTGCTGAAGTGGCAATATTAA